Proteins encoded within one genomic window of Sulfolobales archaeon:
- a CDS encoding bifunctional hydroxymethylpyrimidine kinase/phosphomethylpyrimidine kinase yields the protein MKKRIIPTALTIAGVDSGGGAGIAADLKTFAAIGVHGLVAVTSVTAQNTYSVMGIQDISPQMVELQIRAVADDMGVDAAKTGMLSNPEIVRTVARVVRSYGFPLVVDPVIYAKSGARLLLEEAVEVLERELLPEALIVTPNRMEAEKLAGMKIHSLEDAEIAATKISREYGVRAVVVKGGHMEGSSSVDVLYYEGTIRRFETPRVEGCTHGTGCSFSAAIAAYIAKGFDLVESVRRAKEFIYNAILRSYKIGRGHCPVNPSANVDLDAEIYRAQKALNEVVEELISKRSEELARLIPEVQMNIVYSPPAYLAKDIKDVVGIPGRIVNYMGRAKASGYPQPGASSHMARAVLTMMQFDPEIRSGVNIAYSEDIIRALKELDFKISYFDRREEPEEIKRIEGGTTRWGIEQAVKRINNIPDVVIDFGEHGKEPLIMIFGKDPRDVADKLNRLIDKLISSSQKN from the coding sequence TTGAAGAAGAGAATTATACCTACAGCGCTAACCATCGCAGGTGTTGACAGCGGAGGAGGTGCAGGAATAGCGGCGGATCTTAAGACTTTTGCCGCTATAGGAGTTCACGGACTTGTCGCGGTAACCAGTGTAACAGCTCAGAACACCTACTCTGTAATGGGGATTCAAGATATATCTCCTCAGATGGTGGAGCTTCAGATAAGAGCTGTAGCTGATGACATGGGTGTTGATGCTGCTAAGACTGGTATGCTTAGCAATCCTGAGATTGTGAGAACGGTTGCAAGAGTTGTAAGAAGCTATGGATTTCCGCTGGTAGTAGATCCTGTTATATATGCTAAGAGTGGTGCTAGACTTCTACTAGAAGAAGCTGTAGAAGTATTAGAGAGAGAACTTCTACCAGAAGCTCTGATAGTAACTCCTAATAGAATGGAAGCTGAGAAGCTTGCAGGTATGAAGATACATTCTCTAGAAGATGCCGAGATAGCTGCTACAAAGATCTCTAGAGAGTATGGGGTTAGAGCGGTTGTTGTGAAGGGAGGTCATATGGAAGGTAGTAGCAGTGTTGATGTTCTCTACTATGAAGGTACCATCAGAAGGTTTGAAACTCCAAGAGTTGAGGGATGCACGCATGGTACCGGGTGCTCATTCTCAGCGGCTATAGCAGCGTATATTGCCAAAGGCTTTGATCTCGTTGAATCTGTTAGAAGAGCCAAGGAGTTTATATACAATGCTATACTTAGATCTTATAAAATTGGTAGAGGGCACTGTCCTGTTAACCCATCTGCAAATGTGGATCTTGACGCAGAGATCTATAGAGCTCAGAAAGCTCTTAATGAAGTAGTAGAAGAGCTTATATCAAAAAGATCCGAAGAACTGGCAAGATTAATACCAGAGGTTCAGATGAACATAGTATACTCACCACCAGCATACCTAGCTAAAGATATAAAAGATGTAGTAGGCATACCTGGTAGAATAGTCAATTATATGGGAAGAGCCAAGGCCTCAGGATATCCTCAGCCTGGTGCTTCGAGTCACATGGCTAGAGCTGTGCTTACAATGATGCAATTTGATCCAGAGATCAGATCGGGAGTTAACATAGCATATTCTGAAGATATTATAAGAGCTCTAAAAGAACTTGATTTCAAGATATCATATTTTGATCGCAGAGAAGAACCTGAAGAGATCAAAAGAATTGAAGGTGGAACAACTAGATGGGGTATTGAACAAGCTGTGAAGAGGATCAACAACATACCAGATGTTGTGATAGACTTTGGAGAGCATGGTAAAGAACCTCTTATAATGATCTTCGGAAAAGATCCAAGAGATGTAGCAGATAAGTTAAATAGATTAATCGATAAGCTGATCTCCTCTTCTCAGAAAAATTAA
- a CDS encoding geranylgeranylglyceryl/heptaprenylglyceryl phosphate synthase, with amino-acid sequence MWRGRVEEYLRKRKADGKKTVFALIDPEKISDDLRDLEYTSKILSSEGLDLFLVGGSLGVAGEKLDEVVKILRETKLPVVLFPGSVAGISKYADAILFISLLNSDEPYYIIGAQVEGGIIVRKLGLEALPTAYIIIGEGGAAGYIGRARPIPWNMSSIALAYAIAAELLGMRLIYLEAGSGVERSVPKEMVSLIRKNTNLYIITGGGIRNPSTACELLEAGSDAIVLGTIIEKDLEKAVEILRTIKNNRCSSSS; translated from the coding sequence ATGTGGAGAGGGAGAGTGGAGGAGTATCTGAGGAAGAGGAAAGCTGATGGTAAAAAGACTGTTTTTGCATTAATAGATCCAGAGAAGATATCTGATGATCTTAGGGATCTAGAGTATACCAGCAAGATCTTATCAAGTGAAGGTTTAGATCTATTTCTCGTAGGAGGAAGTCTAGGAGTAGCTGGAGAGAAGCTTGATGAAGTGGTAAAAATATTGAGAGAGACAAAATTACCAGTAGTACTCTTCCCGGGAAGTGTAGCTGGCATATCTAAGTATGCTGATGCAATACTCTTTATATCTTTATTAAACAGCGACGAGCCTTACTATATAATAGGAGCACAAGTTGAAGGAGGTATCATAGTAAGAAAGCTAGGTCTAGAAGCACTACCTACAGCATATATAATCATAGGAGAGGGCGGGGCTGCAGGATATATAGGAAGAGCGAGACCGATCCCATGGAATATGAGTAGCATAGCACTCGCATACGCTATAGCTGCTGAGCTTCTAGGCATGAGACTAATATATCTAGAAGCAGGGTCTGGAGTAGAAAGATCTGTTCCTAAAGAAATGGTTAGCCTTATAAGAAAGAATACAAATCTCTACATAATAACTGGCGGAGGTATTAGAAATCCTAGCACAGCATGCGAACTACTTGAAGCAGGTTCAGATGCTATAGTGCTGGGAACTATCATAGAAAAAGATCTTGAGAAAGCAGTAGAGATCCTGAGAACCATTAAAAACAACAGATGTAGCTCCTCTTCGTAG
- a CDS encoding KEOPS complex subunit Pcc1, with product MRIYMETRIELDDERKARAIIASLEPDNIGIPEGISLEVLQDQSEVVVRLICESERILTCRSTLDEILMLIDKTRKVLFEDLQ from the coding sequence TTGAGGATTTATATGGAGACTAGAATTGAATTAGATGATGAGAGAAAAGCTAGAGCTATAATAGCATCTCTTGAGCCGGATAACATAGGGATACCAGAAGGAATATCTCTAGAAGTACTCCAGGATCAAAGCGAAGTCGTGGTCAGACTTATCTGCGAAAGTGAGAGAATTCTAACATGCAGATCTACACTAGATGAGATATTAATGTTAATAGATAAGACTAGAAAAGTACTTTTCGAAGATCTACAATAG
- the acnA gene encoding aconitate hydratase AcnA has translation MLGYDRRRFLRELYIDGVTYRYYSLKALSEAGFDRINRLPLSLRIILESLLRNYDGKTVAWEDLEHVINWSKNPTEIREIPFKVARVIMQDFTGVPAILDLAAMRDVAKDLNMDPSIINPLVPVDLIIDHSIQVDYWGSADALRLNIKAEMERNIERYRFLKWAQNAFKNLKVYPPGIGIIHQINLEYIAKVVMASESEEGLVAYFDTVIGTDSHTTMINGLGVLGWGVGGIEAEAAMLGEPVIVPTPEVFGVQVYGELRPGVTATDIVLHVTELLRRHGVVGRFVEFFGESVKHLDVPTRATIANMAPEYGSTTALFPVDEETIRYLRMTGRSEHQIKLVKAYFEAQGMFGIPGENDVEYTKVIDLDLSEIEPIVSGPTLPWQKRRLSEVRESFLKLVEERNKKRGLPASAIISRQIKLDGALHEIRDGDILIAAITSCTNTSNPEVMIGAGILARKAVERGLKVPKHVKTSLAPGSRVVTEYLSRSGLLEYLEKLGFYVVGYGCTTCIGNSGPLPEDISKALSEGDLLGVSVLSGNRNFESRVHPDIRANYLMSPILVVAYAIAGNIMKDLSKEPLGVDPSGKHVYLKDIWPSREEIIEFMNKYISREIFEEKYSRINEEAPEEWKKLEAPLGETYEWDEKSTYIRKPPFFDDFKLEEVPGIKDIKGARILLLLGDSITTDHISPAGAIDPKSPAGQYLISKGVKVSEFNTYGARRGNHEVMVRGTFASKSLRNLLLADRNILGGYTLYAPTGEIMSVYDASVRYSERGVPLLVIAGENYGAGSSRDWAAKGPKLLGVKVVIAKSFERIHRSNLVGMGIIPLQFLEGEGFEDLRLDGSEEIDIIGLENAKPRDIVRMIVKKPNGEIIEKKLLLRIDTETEMEYVRNGGILPYVLRKILKRVQK, from the coding sequence ATGCTAGGATATGACAGGAGAAGGTTTCTACGAGAGCTGTATATAGATGGTGTTACTTATAGATACTATTCTCTCAAGGCTTTATCTGAAGCAGGTTTTGATAGGATAAACAGGCTTCCTCTCAGCCTAAGAATAATTCTTGAATCTTTGCTGAGAAATTATGATGGAAAGACTGTTGCATGGGAGGATCTGGAGCATGTTATTAACTGGAGTAAGAACCCTACTGAGATCAGAGAGATTCCTTTCAAAGTTGCCAGGGTTATTATGCAGGATTTCACAGGAGTACCAGCGATATTAGATCTAGCTGCTATGAGAGATGTAGCTAAAGATCTTAATATGGATCCAAGTATTATAAATCCTCTAGTTCCAGTGGATCTTATAATAGATCACTCTATTCAAGTAGATTACTGGGGTTCTGCAGATGCTTTAAGACTTAACATAAAAGCTGAGATGGAGAGAAATATAGAGAGATATAGATTTCTTAAGTGGGCTCAGAACGCCTTTAAAAACCTTAAAGTGTATCCGCCAGGCATAGGTATAATACACCAGATAAACCTCGAGTACATAGCTAAGGTAGTCATGGCATCTGAAAGCGAGGAGGGTCTTGTAGCGTACTTCGATACCGTGATAGGTACAGACTCTCACACGACAATGATTAATGGATTAGGAGTTTTAGGATGGGGTGTGGGAGGTATCGAGGCTGAGGCAGCCATGTTAGGAGAACCTGTTATAGTTCCTACTCCAGAGGTTTTCGGAGTTCAAGTATATGGTGAGCTAAGGCCGGGGGTTACTGCTACAGATATAGTGCTTCATGTTACAGAACTTCTAAGGAGACATGGTGTTGTAGGACGTTTTGTAGAGTTCTTTGGCGAGAGTGTAAAGCATCTGGATGTTCCTACTAGAGCTACTATAGCTAACATGGCTCCAGAATACGGATCTACAACAGCTTTATTTCCTGTAGATGAAGAAACGATCAGATATTTAAGAATGACTGGAAGAAGCGAGCATCAGATTAAACTTGTTAAAGCATATTTCGAGGCTCAGGGCATGTTTGGAATTCCTGGGGAAAATGATGTAGAGTATACGAAAGTAATAGATCTAGATCTGAGCGAGATAGAACCCATAGTATCAGGCCCTACACTACCTTGGCAGAAGAGAAGGCTTTCCGAAGTTAGAGAGAGCTTCCTAAAGCTAGTTGAGGAGAGGAATAAGAAGAGAGGTCTTCCTGCCTCAGCCATTATTAGTAGACAGATAAAGCTTGACGGAGCTCTTCACGAGATTAGAGATGGAGATATACTTATTGCGGCTATAACAAGCTGTACCAACACAAGTAATCCCGAGGTAATGATAGGGGCTGGAATACTCGCCAGAAAAGCTGTTGAAAGAGGTTTGAAAGTGCCTAAGCATGTTAAAACAAGTCTTGCACCGGGTTCCAGAGTTGTGACAGAGTATCTATCGAGATCAGGATTGCTAGAGTATCTAGAGAAGCTAGGATTCTACGTCGTAGGATATGGATGCACTACATGCATAGGCAACTCAGGTCCTCTACCAGAAGATATAAGCAAAGCCTTGAGCGAGGGAGATTTACTGGGTGTTTCTGTTCTTTCCGGCAACAGAAATTTCGAGAGCAGAGTTCATCCTGATATAAGAGCTAACTATCTTATGTCTCCCATACTCGTAGTAGCATACGCTATAGCAGGAAACATAATGAAAGATCTCTCTAAAGAACCTTTGGGTGTGGATCCTAGTGGGAAACATGTTTATCTTAAAGACATATGGCCTTCTAGAGAAGAGATAATAGAATTCATGAACAAATATATATCTAGAGAGATCTTCGAAGAGAAATACTCTAGAATAAATGAAGAAGCACCAGAAGAATGGAAGAAGCTTGAGGCACCTCTAGGAGAAACATATGAGTGGGATGAGAAGAGTACCTATATAAGAAAACCTCCTTTCTTTGATGATTTTAAACTTGAGGAAGTTCCAGGAATAAAAGATATTAAGGGTGCTAGAATACTTCTTCTACTCGGAGATTCTATAACAACAGATCACATATCTCCTGCAGGTGCTATAGATCCTAAAAGTCCAGCAGGTCAGTATCTCATATCTAAGGGTGTTAAGGTGTCTGAATTTAACACCTATGGAGCTAGAAGAGGAAATCACGAGGTCATGGTTAGAGGTACTTTCGCTAGTAAAAGCCTTAGAAATCTTCTTCTAGCAGACAGGAATATATTGGGAGGATACACCTTATACGCACCTACTGGAGAGATTATGAGCGTGTATGATGCATCGGTAAGATACTCTGAGAGAGGAGTGCCTTTGCTAGTTATTGCAGGCGAGAATTATGGTGCTGGGAGTTCTAGAGATTGGGCTGCTAAAGGACCTAAGCTACTTGGTGTAAAAGTTGTTATAGCTAAGAGCTTTGAAAGAATCCACAGATCTAATCTTGTTGGCATGGGTATAATACCGCTTCAATTCCTTGAAGGAGAAGGCTTTGAAGATCTAAGGTTAGACGGATCTGAGGAGATAGATATAATAGGTCTTGAGAATGCTAAGCCAAGGGATATTGTTAGAATGATTGTGAAGAAACCTAATGGGGAGATCATCGAGAAAAAGCTTCTCCTCAGAATAGATACAGAGACTGAGATGGAGTATGTGAGGAATGGAGGAATACTGCCTTATGTGCTGAGGAAGATACTGAAGAGAGTTCAGAAATAA
- a CDS encoding DUF371 domain-containing protein, with amino-acid sequence MIIVESFRARGHENIRARHRTTLEITRESDLTPRGDCIVAVSSEKSVADLSQDIKEGIRRGFHVALIIRTRNAWDYVIGRGSPMLVLSDPFRIVVRRSGFIDQKTLMIHASKAASDLDRKLIEDLRARDSIVDITIIVSKSLDDLIKEINYSIER; translated from the coding sequence ATGATAATAGTAGAAAGCTTTAGAGCTAGAGGTCATGAGAATATAAGAGCAAGACATAGGACAACTCTAGAGATAACGAGAGAGAGTGATCTAACTCCGAGAGGAGATTGCATTGTAGCAGTATCTTCAGAGAAGAGTGTAGCAGATCTAAGTCAGGATATTAAGGAGGGTATAAGAAGAGGGTTTCACGTGGCTCTGATAATTAGAACAAGAAATGCATGGGATTATGTGATAGGAAGGGGGAGTCCTATGCTTGTATTAAGTGATCCTTTTAGAATAGTTGTGAGGAGAAGTGGTTTCATAGATCAGAAGACTCTCATGATTCATGCATCGAAGGCAGCGTCAGATCTAGATAGAAAATTGATAGAAGATCTAAGGGCGAGAGATAGCATTGTTGATATAACAATTATAGTATCAAAATCTTTAGATGATTTGATCAAAGAGATCAATTATAGTATAGAGAGATGA
- a CDS encoding peroxiredoxin has protein sequence MPGSIPLIGERFPTLDVLTTHGKKVLPDDYKGKWFVLFSHPADFTPVCTTEFYAFASRYNDFKELNTELIGLSIDSSYSHIKWSEWIKEKLGKEIPFPIIADPTGSIANKLGMIHAASATHTVRSVFIVDPNGIIRAILYYPAELGRNIDEILRMVKALQVSDKYKVAIPANWPNNEVIGERVIIPPASTVDQASERLKQYTCFDWWFCHKEIPAEEAEAARRFLERASKKPSK, from the coding sequence ATGCCTGGTTCAATACCTTTAATAGGCGAGAGATTCCCAACACTAGACGTGCTAACAACCCATGGTAAGAAGGTTCTGCCAGACGACTATAAAGGTAAATGGTTCGTTCTATTCAGCCATCCAGCAGATTTCACCCCCGTATGTACTACAGAGTTCTATGCATTTGCCAGTCGCTACAACGATTTCAAAGAGCTAAATACAGAGCTTATAGGACTAAGTATTGATAGCTCGTATAGTCATATTAAGTGGAGTGAGTGGATTAAAGAAAAACTAGGAAAAGAGATCCCATTCCCTATAATAGCAGATCCTACAGGATCTATTGCCAACAAGCTTGGAATGATACATGCTGCATCTGCAACACATACTGTTAGATCTGTATTTATAGTAGATCCTAATGGCATTATAAGAGCTATCCTCTACTATCCAGCAGAACTTGGAAGAAATATAGATGAAATACTGAGAATGGTCAAAGCTCTGCAGGTAAGTGACAAATACAAGGTTGCGATACCTGCAAACTGGCCTAACAATGAAGTTATAGGAGAGAGAGTTATAATTCCACCGGCTTCAACCGTGGATCAAGCCTCTGAAAGACTTAAACAGTATACATGTTTTGACTGGTGGTTCTGTCACAAAGAGATCCCAGCAGAGGAAGCAGAAGCCGCAAGAAGATTCCTGGAGAGAGCTTCTAAAAAACCTTCTAAATAA
- a CDS encoding aconitase X catalytic domain-containing protein yields the protein MYLTKIEEKMYNGEYGEYVSKAIRIIVKVGESLNASRLINIRHAHISGVGYSNLGDAGLTFLKDLARENVKFRTYTTANPGSVDIESYNYFSYGEEFLKKQIEILELYRSMGVNTFTCTPYHIRTPRFGEHLAWAESNAVLIANSIYGARTNREAGPLALFSAIVGKTYYSGVHIKSGRIPRIRFLVRDLKDSFVEAGLLGLMIGRISRDKIPLLSGASRLGFERLKTLLAAAGSTGSMSMILIEGVTPMEIPMSEILENIEDTIVIDRKDIKIYHDEEPFLCDDPEAYLIGCPHNSIEVLKELRNIATRFSGKTSKPVWVLIPPEYESNQVIRDDLEFLRSKGFIILKGICPVISPLSQLGFKCIGTISSKALFYMPKLSGVKVRLLDLYDLVAEAFNYKTS from the coding sequence ATGTATCTAACAAAGATCGAGGAGAAAATGTATAATGGTGAATATGGTGAGTATGTTTCAAAAGCTATTAGAATCATAGTGAAAGTAGGAGAAAGCCTGAATGCGTCAAGATTAATCAATATAAGGCATGCTCACATCTCAGGAGTAGGATACTCTAACCTAGGTGATGCAGGTCTTACATTTTTAAAAGATCTAGCTAGAGAGAATGTTAAGTTCAGAACCTATACAACCGCTAACCCTGGCTCGGTTGATATTGAAAGCTATAACTATTTCAGCTATGGAGAGGAGTTTCTGAAGAAACAGATAGAGATATTAGAGCTTTATAGAAGCATGGGTGTTAACACATTCACATGCACGCCTTATCACATTAGAACGCCTAGATTCGGAGAACATCTTGCATGGGCTGAGAGTAATGCTGTTCTTATTGCCAACTCTATTTACGGTGCCAGAACTAATAGAGAGGCAGGTCCTCTCGCATTATTCTCGGCTATAGTAGGTAAAACATATTATAGCGGCGTTCATATTAAAAGCGGAAGGATACCTAGAATCAGATTTCTCGTAAGAGATCTTAAGGATAGCTTTGTAGAAGCAGGTTTACTAGGACTCATGATCGGAAGGATCTCTCGAGATAAGATACCACTTCTCTCAGGAGCTAGCAGACTGGGTTTTGAAAGATTGAAAACGCTACTTGCTGCGGCAGGGAGTACAGGGTCTATGAGCATGATCTTAATTGAAGGAGTCACACCCATGGAAATTCCTATGTCTGAGATCCTGGAGAATATAGAAGATACTATAGTGATAGATAGGAAAGATATAAAGATATATCATGATGAAGAACCCTTCCTATGTGATGATCCTGAGGCGTATCTCATTGGATGTCCTCACAATTCTATCGAGGTATTAAAAGAGTTGAGAAACATTGCGACCAGATTCTCTGGGAAAACTAGCAAACCGGTATGGGTTTTAATACCCCCGGAGTATGAGAGTAATCAGGTAATCAGAGATGATCTAGAGTTTCTCAGGTCAAAAGGCTTCATAATATTAAAGGGTATCTGTCCTGTTATATCACCGTTATCTCAGCTAGGTTTTAAGTGTATAGGAACTATATCTTCTAAAGCACTATTTTATATGCCGAAACTATCTGGTGTTAAGGTTCGCTTACTAGATCTGTATGATCTTGTTGCGGAAGCTTTCAATTATAAAACTTCTTAA
- the infB gene encoding translation initiation factor IF-2: MERRLRSPIVVVLGHVDHGKTSLLDKIRGTAVVKKEAGEMTQHIGASFVPAHVIESIAEPLRKIINFKLQIPGLLFIDTPGHEAFANLRARGGSIADIAILVIDIIDGVKPQTIESIEILRSRRVPFLVAANKIDKIPGWRPYIDKPFLESIKMQDREVQKLLDDKVYSIAGSLLTLNFNAERFDRVRDFRRTVAIVPVSAKTGEGIPELLAVLAGLTQQYMSEKLRYAEGPAKGVILEVKEEPGLGTTLDVIIYDGIIRRGDLFVTAGVEGPIRSRVRALLLPKPLDEMRAPTDRFLSIESVYAASGVKIVAPDVESSIAGAPLRVVWSEEDIESVMKEVYEEVRELRIFSPDTAGVVLKADTLGTLEALVSMLRRRSIPIRIADVGPLNKNEALEALITRESNKYYGVIMLFNVGMHKDAKEIVEVNRIPVFSNNIIYRLVEDYLEWVEREKNEEIRRELDNIYRPGKIRVLPGYVFRRSEPAIVGVEVLGGVIRPGYPLMREDGKRIGIIMQIQERGKALDIARTGSSVAISIRGNVLVGRHFDEGDILYTDIPEKHAIDLVERFWNYISDDEKLVLKEIVEIKRKVDKTYALSIYLKLRSLK; this comes from the coding sequence ATGGAGAGAAGACTAAGGTCTCCTATAGTAGTCGTGTTAGGACATGTAGATCATGGCAAAACATCTCTATTAGATAAGATCAGAGGAACAGCTGTCGTTAAGAAGGAAGCTGGTGAGATGACACAGCATATTGGAGCAAGCTTTGTTCCAGCTCATGTCATAGAAAGTATTGCAGAACCTCTCAGAAAAATAATAAACTTCAAGCTTCAGATACCAGGACTTTTATTTATAGATACGCCAGGACATGAGGCATTTGCCAATCTAAGAGCTAGAGGAGGTTCTATAGCTGATATAGCCATACTTGTGATCGATATTATAGATGGTGTGAAACCCCAAACTATTGAGAGTATAGAGATTTTAAGATCTAGAAGAGTACCCTTTCTAGTAGCAGCTAATAAGATAGATAAGATCCCTGGTTGGAGACCTTATATAGATAAACCCTTCCTAGAATCTATTAAAATGCAAGATAGAGAAGTTCAAAAACTTCTAGATGATAAGGTATATAGTATAGCGGGATCTCTTCTCACATTAAATTTCAATGCCGAGAGATTCGATAGAGTGAGAGATTTCAGGAGGACTGTGGCAATAGTTCCGGTATCAGCGAAAACAGGAGAAGGCATACCCGAACTTCTAGCAGTACTCGCAGGTCTAACACAGCAATACATGTCGGAGAAGCTTAGATATGCTGAAGGACCTGCCAAAGGCGTTATATTAGAGGTTAAAGAAGAGCCTGGACTAGGTACAACGCTTGATGTGATAATATATGATGGGATAATAAGAAGAGGAGATCTATTTGTAACAGCAGGTGTTGAAGGTCCTATAAGAAGTCGTGTGAGAGCACTGCTACTTCCTAAACCTCTTGATGAAATGAGAGCTCCTACAGATAGATTTCTAAGCATTGAATCTGTTTACGCTGCTTCAGGTGTTAAGATCGTTGCACCTGATGTTGAGAGCAGTATCGCGGGAGCTCCTCTAAGAGTTGTATGGAGTGAAGAAGATATTGAGAGCGTAATGAAGGAGGTTTACGAAGAAGTTAGAGAACTCAGAATATTCTCTCCAGATACGGCAGGAGTTGTGCTTAAGGCTGATACTCTTGGAACTCTCGAGGCTTTGGTAAGCATGCTCAGAAGAAGATCTATACCTATTAGAATAGCTGATGTAGGTCCTCTAAATAAAAATGAAGCTCTAGAAGCTCTGATCACTAGAGAGAGTAATAAGTACTATGGTGTTATCATGCTCTTCAATGTTGGAATGCATAAAGATGCTAAAGAGATCGTTGAGGTTAACAGGATACCAGTCTTCTCTAATAACATAATTTACAGATTAGTAGAGGATTATCTAGAGTGGGTTGAGAGAGAGAAGAATGAGGAGATTAGGAGAGAACTTGACAACATATACAGACCAGGCAAGATCAGAGTTCTACCAGGATATGTATTCAGAAGAAGCGAGCCTGCAATAGTAGGTGTAGAAGTTCTAGGAGGAGTTATAAGACCTGGATACCCTCTCATGAGAGAAGATGGTAAGAGAATTGGTATTATTATGCAGATTCAAGAGAGAGGAAAGGCTCTTGATATAGCTCGAACAGGCTCGTCTGTAGCTATATCTATTAGAGGTAATGTATTAGTAGGAAGACATTTTGACGAAGGAGATATACTATATACAGACATACCAGAGAAACACGCTATAGACCTTGTAGAGCGCTTCTGGAACTACATAAGCGATGATGAGAAACTCGTTCTAAAGGAGATAGTAGAAATTAAGAGAAAAGTTGATAAGACATACGCTCTCTCTATATATCTGAAACTCAGATCATTAAAATAA
- a CDS encoding 30S ribosomal protein S15 → MAGKRRDKGQSHQTRPVRAGPPKWVRMSPEEIEVLVVELAKMGYPPSMIGIILRDQYGIPLVKSVTGMRVTEILEKHGLKPEIPEDLANLIRRAVNLRRHLSEHPKDKHSQRGLIEIESKIRSLAKYYKRSGKLPQDWEYDPEKAKTLIARMLSSKT, encoded by the coding sequence TTGGCTGGGAAGAGAAGAGATAAAGGACAGTCCCATCAGACAAGACCTGTGAGAGCAGGTCCTCCTAAGTGGGTTAGAATGAGTCCGGAAGAGATTGAGGTTCTGGTAGTAGAACTAGCTAAAATGGGTTATCCTCCGTCAATGATAGGGATAATACTAAGAGATCAGTATGGAATTCCTCTTGTAAAGAGTGTGACTGGGATGAGGGTGACAGAAATACTTGAGAAACATGGTTTAAAACCTGAGATACCGGAGGATCTAGCTAATCTAATTAGAAGAGCAGTAAACTTGAGAAGACATTTAAGTGAGCATCCTAAAGACAAGCACAGTCAGAGAGGTCTTATAGAGATAGAATCTAAGATAAGAAGTCTAGCTAAGTATTACAAGAGATCAGGAAAGTTGCCTCAGGATTGGGAGTACGATCCTGAGAAGGCTAAGACTTTAATAGCTAGAATGCTCTCATCGAAGACCTAG
- a CDS encoding DUF1028 domain-containing protein, whose product MESGYRVVATFSIVAADPSVGDVGVGVASKFLAVGHIVPWAETEVGAVATQAWANVRFGPKALQYLRKGLKPENVLEKLISGDPRREHRQIGIVNARGESAAYTGSQCLPYAGHIKGDGYTVQGNMIVGQEVLEAMAKAFETTRGELVDKILAALEAGDKAGGDRRGKQSAAILVLRRCGGYGGCREGVDKYVDIRVDDHQEPVQELKRIFKLWEAFLLRREPETELYEWDQVWKDIARALIKLNYLHRMPRSPSSRTLYKAFERWAAENNLENKIRRDKKIWKSVYKYIIEVAGIE is encoded by the coding sequence ATGGAAAGTGGTTATAGAGTGGTTGCTACTTTCTCTATAGTCGCTGCAGATCCTTCTGTAGGTGATGTAGGAGTTGGTGTAGCGTCAAAGTTTCTAGCCGTAGGTCATATAGTTCCGTGGGCTGAGACTGAGGTTGGCGCTGTAGCTACACAGGCTTGGGCTAATGTAAGGTTCGGTCCTAAAGCTCTTCAGTATCTGAGGAAAGGATTGAAACCTGAGAATGTGTTAGAGAAGCTAATAAGCGGTGATCCAAGGCGTGAGCATAGACAGATAGGAATAGTAAATGCTAGAGGTGAGAGTGCGGCATATACAGGAAGTCAATGTCTACCTTATGCTGGTCATATTAAAGGAGATGGCTACACTGTCCAAGGCAATATGATTGTTGGTCAAGAGGTTTTAGAGGCGATGGCTAAAGCCTTTGAAACCACTAGAGGTGAACTTGTTGATAAGATTCTTGCTGCTCTAGAAGCAGGCGATAAGGCTGGCGGTGATAGAAGAGGTAAACAGTCTGCAGCTATACTAGTTCTCAGAAGATGTGGTGGCTATGGAGGTTGTAGAGAGGGTGTTGATAAATATGTAGATATAAGAGTTGATGATCATCAGGAGCCTGTTCAGGAGTTGAAGAGAATATTTAAACTTTGGGAAGCTTTTCTTCTGAGAAGAGAACCTGAGACAGAACTATATGAATGGGATCAGGTGTGGAAAGATATTGCAAGAGCACTCATAAAGCTGAATTATCTGCATAGAATGCCTAGAAGCCCTAGCAGTAGAACTCTGTATAAAGCATTTGAGAGATGGGCTGCCGAGAATAATCTGGAGAACAAGATAAGAAGAGATAAAAAGATCTGGAAGTCTGTGTATAAGTATATAATTGAAGTTGCAGGAATAGAATGA